A window of Streptomyces sp. NBC_01689 genomic DNA:
GCGTGGTGCCCGACGCCGTCCTCGGCCACGGCACCGGCGAAATCGCCGCCGCGGTGGCCGCGGGCATGCTCACCCTGCCGGACGCCGCACGCCTGGTCGCCGCCCACGCCACCGCCGCCCACGACCTGCCCGACGGCGGCATGCTGAGCGTGCGCGCCACCCCGGAGGAACTCGCCGACCTCCTCGCCGCCCGCCCCGGCCTGTTCCTCGCCGCCGTCAACGGCCCGCACGACACCGTCGTCTCCGGCACCGCCGACGTCCTGCGGCAGGCCGCCGCCGACCTGGCCGCCCGCGGCCTGAACACCCGCCGCCTCCCGGTCCCGCACGCCGCCCAGGGCTCCGCGGACACCGACCTGCAGGCCCGGATCGCCGCCCTGGCCGGCCCGGTCACGGCCGGCCCCGCCAGAATCGCCCTGGCCTCGGCCCGCCACGGCCGGATGCTGCGCGACGAGATCCCGGACACCGCGTACTGGGCGGACCTGGCCGTGACACCGGTCCGCTTCGCCGACGCACTGTCCGCCCTGATGACCGAGGCCGCCCCGACCTGCCTGGTCGAACTCGGCCCGGCCGCCCACCTGCTGAACCTCGTCCGGCAGGGCGACCTGCCCACCGGCATCCGGCTGCTGCACCCCGCCCCCGGCCGGGCCGCCACCTTCACCGACCTGGCCGAGACCGTGGGCGGCCTCTACCTCAGCGGCGTCGAACCCTGCTGGGACGCCCTCTACGAGCCCGCCCACCGCCGCACCGAACGCCTCGCCCCCTACGTCTTCTCCGCCGCACACCGCTTCGGACAGACCACCGCCCACCCCGCCCCGCCGCCCACCGCCCCGGACACCACCCACCGGCCGGCGGCCCACGGCCCGGACCGCCCACCGCACCCCGAGGACCCCGGCACCCCGCCGGGCACCCGGCCCGATTCCGCGCTCAGCGCGGTCATCGACGCCGTCGTCGAGGTCGGCGCCTACGCACCCGAACAGGTCAACGCCGAGGCCCGGCTCTACGAGGACCTCGGCTTCGACTCGGTGATGATCATGCAGTTGAAGAACCGCATCGAACAACAACTCCCGCGGGGCGCCGACATCACCGTGCCGCAACTGCTGCCCGCGCTGAAGTCCGTGGGCACCCTCGCCGCCTTCGTACGCGAACTGACCAGCACGGGGGCCACGCCATGACAGCGCGCACCGCACTCATGCACATCGCCGGCACGGGCAGCGCACTGCCCGCCGAACCCGTCGACAACGCGGCACTGAGCCGCGCCTTCGGGATCAGCGAGGAGTGGATCGACCTCTTCGTCGGCACCGGCACCCGCCACTTCGGCTGGGACCTGGCGACCGGAAAGATCACCCACACCCTCGGCGACCTGTGCGCCGAGTCCGCGGCCCGGGCCCTGGCCGCCGCCGGACTGGCCGCCGCCGACCTCGACTTCCTGGTGCTGTCCACCGCCACCCCCGACACCCTGCTGCCCACCACCGCCAACGAGACCGCCGACCGGCTCGGCCTCAACCACCTGCCCACCTACCAGCTCCAGGCCGGCTGCTCGGGCGCCGTCCAGGCCCTCGACGTCGCCCGCGCCCTGCTCGCCGGCGGCCACCGCACCGGCCTCGTCGTCTCCGGCGACGTCACCGCCCGCTTCCTCCAGGCCGGCCGGGACGCCACCACCCTCGCCGGCCAGGAACTCGTCAACTACGTCCTGTTCGGCGACGGAGCCGCCGCCGCGGTCGTCACCACGCACCCGCACGGCGACGCCCTGGCCGTACACGGCCTGCTGCACCGCTTCGCGGGACAGGGACGCCCGCCGGGACAGGTCGTGGGCTGGCGCGGGATCACCGAACCCGACCCCGACCGCCAGATGCTCTTCGAGGACTACAAGACCATCGAGGAGGAGGTACCCGCCCTCGCCGGCGAGATCGTGTGGGAACTGCTCAGCACCGCGGGCTGGACCCCGCAGCAGGTCGACGCCGTCCTGCCGCCCCAGCTGTCGGGACACATGACCGACCGGATCGTCGCCGGCCTCGGCCTGCCGCCCGGCTGCCGCGAGGTCTCCTGCGTACGCGACACCGGCAACACCGGCAACGCCCTGCCCCTGCTCCAGCTCGACCGGCTCATGGACCGGCTGGCCCCCGGGGAACGCGCCCTGTCCGTGGTCGTCGAGTCCAGCAAATGGATCAAGGCGGGGCTGGCACTGCGACGGCCCGCCGCCGGCCCCGGGGAAGAAGGGCCCGCCCGATGACCACCGCCCTGGACGAACTGCGCACCCTGCACCGCACCGGCCGGCTGGCCGCGGCCTACCCCGACGTCGCCCCCCTGCTGACCGCCGTCACCGACGCCGCGGACCGCACCGAGGAACAGACCGCCGACGAACTGACCCGCTGCGGAAGCCTGCTGACCCGGCTGAGCCCCGACGACGTCCTCGCCCACCATCCGCACACCCCCGTGCCGACCGTGGCCGTCACCGGGCACTCCGCCACCGCCCAGCTCACCGACCCGCTGACGGCCGAACTCGCCCGGCACGGCCTGCTCGGCCGCCTCGTCACCGGCGACCACGGCGCCTACCTGCGCGACCTCACCGACGAACACAGCGAACTGCGCTCCCACAGACCGGAACTGACGATCTGTGTACTGGGACCCGAAGCCGTCCTGGAACAGCTCGTGACGCCCTGGAGCGTCGACGACGCCGAACAGGCCTGCGCCCGGCTCCTGGACCAGCTGCGCGCCGTCGCCGACGCCCACACCGCACACGGCACCGGAGCCCTGGTCCTCAACACCCTCCCGCTGCCCCGCGCCGCCACCCACCAGATCATCGACCAGCGACAGCGCGCCCTGCTCGGCGCGGTGTGGCGGGAGTTCAACGCCCGCCTGCTGCGGCTGCCCGGCGACCACCCCGCCCTGGCCGTCGTCGACCTCGACCCGCTCATCGCCGCCACCGGACCGGCCACCGACGCCCGGCTAGCCCTCTACACCCGCAGCGCCTTCAGCGCCGCCCTCTTCGCCGCCCTGGCCCGCGAGGCCGTGCACGTGCTGCGCGCCCGGCGCGGCATGACGAAGAAATGCCTGGTCCTCGACCTCGACCACACCCTGTGGGACGGGGTGCTGAGCGAGGACGGACCGGACGGCATCACCTGCGGGCCCACCCCCCGGGGCGAGCCGTACGCCGCGCTCCAACGGGTCGTCAAGCAACTCGCCGCCCAGGGCGTCCTGCTCGCCGTCAGCAGCAAGAACGACCCAGGCCCGGTCCGGGACGTCCTCGCCCACCACCCCGAGATGACCCTGCGCGCCGAGGACTTCGTCAGCGTGCAGGCCGGCTGGGACCCCAAGGACACCGCCCTGCGCACCATCGCCGGCCGGCTGGGCATCGCCACCGACGCCCTGGTGTTCGCCGACGACAACCCCGCCGAACGCGCCCTGGTCCGCCACCGCCTGCCCGACACCCCCGTCGTCCCGCTGGGCACCGAACCGGCCTGGCACGTCACCCGGCTGCTGGCCGACGGCTGGTTCGACACCCCGCACGTGACCGACGAGGACCGCGGCCGGGCCGCCCAGTACCGGGGCGCCGACGCCCGGGCCCGGCTGCGCGGCGCGACCGGCTCGCACGAGGAGTACCTGCGCGAACTGGGCATCGTCGTCAGCATCGCCCCGCCCCGCCCCCACGAACTACCGCGGCTGTCCCAACTCTCGCTGCGCACCAACCAGTTCAACCTCACCGGCGAACGCCTCCCGCCCGAGCAGCTGTGCACCGGGGGCCGCCGCCCGCTGACGGTGCGCGTGAGCGACCGGTACGGCGACAGCGGCCTGGTCGGCGCGATCTTCACCCGCCGCGCCCCGGACGGCCTGACGATCGACAACATGCTGCTCAGCTGCCGGGTACTGGCCCGCGACATCGAACACGGCTGCCTGGCCGCGGTCCTCGCCCACGCCCGCGACCTGGGCCTGCCCGCGGTCCGCGCCCGCTACCGCGCCACCCGCGGCAACGGACGGGCGAGCGGCTTCTACCCCTCACTCGGCTTCGTGCCCGACACCCCCGGCGACAGCGCGGAGACACTGTTCCGGCACGACCTGAAGGACATCCCCGCCCCGCCCGGCCACCTGAGTGTGCGGGCCGACTTCGAAGGAGACGCCGATGAGTCGTGACAGCACGGCCGGCCTCGCCGGCTTCCTCGAAGCGGTGCGCGACGGCCTGGGCCTGGACCTGACCGAGGAACAGGCCGCGGCCGACTTCGACCAGCTGCCCGACTGGGACTCGGTCCACCTGCTGCGCCTGCTGATGCTCCTGGAACGCGAGACGGGCCGCAGCGTCCCGGTCAGCCGCCTGCTCGAAGCCCGTAGCATGCGCGAGATCCACTCACTGGTCACCACCGAGGGGAGGGACACCCGATGAACGCCGTCGGCGGGGGCCTGATCGGTGTGACAGCCGAGGACAGCGACTGGGCGGCGGTCCGCGAGGACCTGCGGCGCTACGGCACGGCGGTGGTCCACGGCCGGCTCGCCGACTGGCGGCCGCGGGCACCGGACGGCCCCGCCCTGCGCGCGGTGCTGGGCCGCGACTGGTCGCGCTACCGCGACATCGGACACCCGGACATCCAGAGCCGGTACGCGGCGTCACGGCGGCTGCTCAAACACGCCGCCGCGGCCGCCCTGCGGGCCGAGGCGATCGACCTGGAACTGGCCTACGGGCCGACCGGACGCCCCTACCTGCGCGGCTGCGACCAGATCGACATCAGCCTCAGCCACACCGACGACCTGCTGCTGGTCGGCCTGACCAGCAGCGGCCTGATCGGGGTGGACGCGGAACGCGCCGACCGCAGCATCTACGCCCGCGGCCTGGCCCGGCTCATCTGCACCCCCGACGAGCAGCGCATGCTGTCGAGGCTGCCGGAGCCGGAACGCAACCCGAGCCTGGTCCGGCTGTGGACGCTCAAGGAGGCCTACAGCAAGGCGATCGGCCAGGGCATGCAGTTCCGCTTCAACGAGTTCGGCTTCGGCCCGCAGAGTAGGCCCGTGCAGCTGAACCGGCCCGACGGCACGGCCGGAGCGGGTGACGAGTGGACCCTGCGCACCCTCGTCCTCAACAGCGGCGGCACCGAGTTCGTGGTGAGCATCGCGGTCTACGATGCCGGCATGGGCCGCACCCTGGACACGGAGATCACCACGATGCTCGACGCCGAGGCCGTCGCGGCGATCCAGGAGGCACTGGACGCCGAGCAGGAGGAGTGGTCACAGATCCTCGACGACTGACACCGCCGCCTCCGTCACCGCCCTCCCCGCCTGGGTCAGGGCGAGCGTCATCGCCACCAGCGGCCGCCCCAGCGCGTCCTGCCGGACCGACTGCGCCACCGCCACGCACCGCAGCGGCAGATCGGGCTCCGCGTGGCCCCGGAAATGCGTGTGCATGGCCACGGGCGCACAGTGCCGCGGGTCCAGGCCGTGCAGCCGGTGCGCGGTCAACAGCGCCGTCTGGCGCAGCACTTCGAGCAGCAGCGCGGATGAGGTCACCCGGTCCGGGCGGACCGCGCCGGCCCGCCAGGTGTCGGGCGCGAGCACCGCGGCCGACAGCCGCTGCCCGTTGACGGTCACCGGGGGGCGCAGCAGGACGTTGGCGGCGCTGGCGCGCCCCACGTCCGCGGGAGCGGGCCCCGGTGACCTGCTGGTGGTGTCGGTGGTGTCGTCGTGCCCGGGATGCTGCTGCCCGGCCGTGGCGAGGACGGTGTGACGGGAGTGCTCGCGATGGCTGCGGTGCGCCATCGGGGCGAGGAAGAGCAGATTGGCCGACCCGGTGCCCGCCGCGACCCCGTCGATCTCCAGGCGCGCGTCGAACTCCAGGGCCCGCGGGACGCCGGAGATCACCTTGTCCGGCCGCACCCGCATGGTCGTCGTCAGTGTGCCGGGTCCCGCGTGCCGGCGCCAGGCGCTGACCTCGTCCATCTCCAGGCCGAACCGGTAGAAGATCGGCACCCGGTCGGCCGCGACCCCGAAGTGGGCCTGGCCGATCCCGCCGCTGACCTGGCGGACCATCGCCATGGCCGCCTGCAGGTCGTGGAAGCGGTCGTGCCCGTCGTTGAACAGCGGGTGCGAGGTGGGCAGTTCACCGGTCAGGACGAACTCCTGCGACCGGTCGTCGGGGCTGTCGGGCGTCTGGGGGCCGAAGCACTGCGGCCGGTGCACCAGATGGCGGCTGCCGTGTCCGTACCCCGGCGGCGCGGGCCGGGAAGTCTCCAACGCCTCACACTCCTCGGCGGTGTCCTGGCTCGATGTGACTGGTCGTACCAGCCTGCCGGGGAGCGGGGCGGTAAGGCCACTTGCGTCCGGTGACAGGTTGTGGCCTGGCAGGCAGTGCCGGCCGGTCTACTGGAGGTCGGGCAGTCCCGTCAGCGCGATGTGCACCCCGGCCTGGAAGCGGCTGTTGGCGTCGACGCTCAGCATGATCTGGGAGATGTAGCGGCGGCAGGTGCGCACCGACATGCCCAGCCTGCGGGCCACCAGCTCGTCCTTGTAGCCCTGCGCCATGAGCCGGATGATCGACCGCTTCAGGTCGTCGGTGATCTCGCTGCTGTCCTCGGCCCCGGGCACGAACTGGGTGGCCCCGGACCACAGATGCTCGTAGACCCGGCAGATGAAGGCCACCAGGGTCGGCTCGCGCACCACCACCGCCCCGGGGGCCCGGCCGCCCACGTGCTGCTCGGGAAGGAAGGCCACCTCCCGGTCGTAGATGACGATCCGGTCGATCAGCTCGTCGGTGGTGCGCACCTCGGCGCCGTGCTCGGTGATCGCCCGCACATAGGAGGCGGTGGCCAGGTCGCTGCGCGCGGTGTGCTGGTAGAGGTGACGTATCTGCACCCCGCGTCTGAGCCGTTCCAGGGTTCTGGGCCGGGCGTTGGCCAGCAGGCTGGAGGGGCGGGCACCGCCGGGCTGGGCGCTGAGCATCTCGGTGCGGCAGCGCTCGCCCTGCTCGTCCAGCACGGCCTGCAGCGCGTTGATGTCGCTGATCACGTCGAAGGCCTCGGCCTGGTTGCGCTGCTGGCGGCTCTCGAAGTAGGTCGCGCGCAGCGCGCCCATCTGGTCACGTATCTCGGTGACCTCCCGCTGCAGGTCGCGTATGCGGCCCTCGGCCGGCCCCACGAGGTCGGCCACCGCAGTGTCGGGGCTCACCGGGACCAGCAGGTCCGGCTCGCCGGGCAGCGGGCGCAGCAGGCTGAGCGCCGTCAGGCGCTCCTCGACTTGTGCCACCTTTTCCAGGGAGACGCCGAGGGCGGTCGCCATCTCCTCACGGACAAAGCGGCCCAGCAGGACTGCATTGCGGTACGCCTTCGCTTCTGCGTCATCCAGCATGGCGAAAGCGCCTGCAGGGAGAGAGCTTTCAGGCACTGGAGGCTCGCATTCCCGCGCGACGGAACTTCTTGTCAGGCAACTTTACGACACCAGGAATGGGTTGGGCGGAGAACCCGGGTCGGCGAGTCTTGCTGCTGCACGGCCAACTGTCGAACTTGGGGGTAGCTATGAGCAAGCTTGTACTGCGAATCACGACCGCTGGACTTCTGGCCACTGCCGGATTCATCGGCGCACTCGGCGCCAACATTACGGTTCCCGCGATTGCGCACGGCCAGGTGGCCGTGTCGACACCTTCGTCGCATTCCGTGCACGCGGCGCCGCTCGGGGACGACCAGTGGGGCTGATGGACCAGCTGTGACGCGGGCGGGCCGGTGCTTCCCGGGCCGCCCGTCGGCATGTCCGCAAAGCGGGCTTTGCTCATGTTTCCACCCGACGGGCCCGACCTGACCAGCCGGCCCGTCGAACCGGCAGCCGGCCGGTCGGCCCGACCGGTCGGACGGCCCGCCGCGGAAACCGGCGGGCCGTCCTGCTGTACGGGGTCCGCCGGGCCGGCGGACGGATCCCGGGCGGCCGCGGCGGCCCGCGCGCCCCCGCGCCCCGGCCCCGTGGGGCGCGGCGCGGGAGCGGGTGCGATGACGGGCGGCGGCCGCCGTGGCGGGACTCCTCGCGGCGCGGCCCGGGGGAGCCGGGCCGCTCCCGCCGGACGGCCGGGCTCCCGCGGGGCGCCCGGGCGCGTCGCGGCCGCCCGGCGGGGGTGTGCGGCCCGGGGTATACGGTCCGGGACGGCGTAAGGCCTGTTCGGTGGCACGGACAGCGGTCGGCGCCGGTCCGGCGGGGCCCGGCGCGAGGGGGCCGCGGGGTCCCGGCGGCGCCTGGCCGGATCAGGGGCCTGCCGCACCCGGCCGCGGGCCCGTGGGGCGCGGCGGCCGGGGCCCCGGGGCGCGTCCTCTTCGTGGCCGACACTCTGCCCGTAAGGGCCTGGACGCGGCGCCCGCTCCTGTGCATGACGGCGGCCCGCGGACCTGGCGGAAAGGTCCGTACCGGGCGGTCGGTCGGTCTGGGGCGGCGGGGTGCGTGCAGGGTGGCCTTGTGCGCGGCGCGGCCGGCACCGGCCCGCCCGGCGGGGCCCCGCCGGGTCCGGCGCCGCCCGGCGTCGGGGGAGAAGGACCCTCTGACACCGCTCCGGACCTGCGCGTTCGCCCCGGGAGCGGTGTCCGGGCGCCGGCCCCGGCCGGGTCTTTGTGGCCGCAAAGGTGCCCGTAGCGGGCGTACCGGGTCCGCTTCCCGGCGGTTTTGCCTCAGGCACCGGCCAACGGCAGAACCGTCCGCGCGGACGGACCCCCGTGCCACCGTCCGTTCACCCGGAACCGGGAGGGTGCCCTCCGGGTGCGGGTGAACGGACGGTGGCCGGCCGCCGCGCGGCGGGCCCGCATTCCTCGTCCGGTGGCGGAAACCCGGCCGCCGGAATACTGAGCCGGAAGACGACCTCGGCCCGTGATCTCACCCCGAGCTTCTTGAATATGCGGCCGAGATGAGTTTCCACGGTCTTGATGCTGATGTTCATGCGGGCCGCGATCTGTTTATTCGTGAGACCCGGGCCTATCAGCATCGCGATTTCCTTCTCGCGCGTGCTGAGCGGAATTCCGAAATCGTTCTCCGGATTGCGTTCGGGTCCTCTTTCGATGAATTCGAGGAGATCTTGAGCGGTGGCCGCGGAATCGTAGGCGGTGAGCCGGTCGAATTCCGCGGCGGCGAAACGGGCGTGCCGGGCGGCGGCGGCCGGTTCACCGGAATGCAGGCAGGCCAGTGCCAGCCCCAGCGCGAAGGGGCCGAGCAAATGCCCCTGCCCGTGGTGCAGGGCGAGGTCGAAACCGTGCCGGAAGAACTGCCGGGCCCGCCGGGCGTCGCCGTCCGCCACGGCCTCGCCCAGCCAGCGCCACGCCTCCACGACCGGAGCGGCCTCCTCCGGTCCGAGCCCGGACAGCAGCGGTCCGGCCTCCCCGGCCGCCTCCAGAGCCGCCTCCCGCGCCCCCTGCGCCGCGTGCGCGGCGGCCAGCAGCGCCAGCGCGTGGCTGTACGCGGCCACGTCGCTCTGCGGCGCGCAGCGCACCGCGCGGCGGGCGGCGCCGAGCGCGGCCCCCCGGGCCGGCCGCCCCGACTCCAGCAGCAGCGCGGCCAGTTCGGCCTGCGCCGCCGGAACGGCGGCCCGGTCACCGGCGGACACCGCGCGCAGCACCCGTCTCGCCTGCGGGCGGGCCCCCAGCAGCCGCAGCGCCCGGGCCCGCCACACCGCGGCCTCGGTCCACACCGTGGTGTCGGTGCGTTCGGTGCGTTCGGTGCGTTCGGTGCGTTCGGTGGTGGCGGGAGGCGGGGCGGCCTCCCGCCGTGGCCACAGCCGCGCGTACTCGGTCAGCGCCTGGGCCGGCCGCCCGCACAGCACCAGGGCCTGGCAGCGCAGCAGATGCGGGC
This region includes:
- a CDS encoding 3-oxoacyl-[acyl-carrier-protein] synthase III C-terminal domain-containing protein, with translation MTARTALMHIAGTGSALPAEPVDNAALSRAFGISEEWIDLFVGTGTRHFGWDLATGKITHTLGDLCAESAARALAAAGLAAADLDFLVLSTATPDTLLPTTANETADRLGLNHLPTYQLQAGCSGAVQALDVARALLAGGHRTGLVVSGDVTARFLQAGRDATTLAGQELVNYVLFGDGAAAAVVTTHPHGDALAVHGLLHRFAGQGRPPGQVVGWRGITEPDPDRQMLFEDYKTIEEEVPALAGEIVWELLSTAGWTPQQVDAVLPPQLSGHMTDRIVAGLGLPPGCREVSCVRDTGNTGNALPLLQLDRLMDRLAPGERALSVVVESSKWIKAGLALRRPAAGPGEEGPAR
- a CDS encoding HAD-IIIC family phosphatase; translation: MTTALDELRTLHRTGRLAAAYPDVAPLLTAVTDAADRTEEQTADELTRCGSLLTRLSPDDVLAHHPHTPVPTVAVTGHSATAQLTDPLTAELARHGLLGRLVTGDHGAYLRDLTDEHSELRSHRPELTICVLGPEAVLEQLVTPWSVDDAEQACARLLDQLRAVADAHTAHGTGALVLNTLPLPRAATHQIIDQRQRALLGAVWREFNARLLRLPGDHPALAVVDLDPLIAATGPATDARLALYTRSAFSAALFAALAREAVHVLRARRGMTKKCLVLDLDHTLWDGVLSEDGPDGITCGPTPRGEPYAALQRVVKQLAAQGVLLAVSSKNDPGPVRDVLAHHPEMTLRAEDFVSVQAGWDPKDTALRTIAGRLGIATDALVFADDNPAERALVRHRLPDTPVVPLGTEPAWHVTRLLADGWFDTPHVTDEDRGRAAQYRGADARARLRGATGSHEEYLRELGIVVSIAPPRPHELPRLSQLSLRTNQFNLTGERLPPEQLCTGGRRPLTVRVSDRYGDSGLVGAIFTRRAPDGLTIDNMLLSCRVLARDIEHGCLAAVLAHARDLGLPAVRARYRATRGNGRASGFYPSLGFVPDTPGDSAETLFRHDLKDIPAPPGHLSVRADFEGDADES
- a CDS encoding acyl carrier protein, translating into MSRDSTAGLAGFLEAVRDGLGLDLTEEQAAADFDQLPDWDSVHLLRLLMLLERETGRSVPVSRLLEARSMREIHSLVTTEGRDTR
- a CDS encoding 4'-phosphopantetheinyl transferase family protein, which gives rise to MNAVGGGLIGVTAEDSDWAAVREDLRRYGTAVVHGRLADWRPRAPDGPALRAVLGRDWSRYRDIGHPDIQSRYAASRRLLKHAAAAALRAEAIDLELAYGPTGRPYLRGCDQIDISLSHTDDLLLVGLTSSGLIGVDAERADRSIYARGLARLICTPDEQRMLSRLPEPERNPSLVRLWTLKEAYSKAIGQGMQFRFNEFGFGPQSRPVQLNRPDGTAGAGDEWTLRTLVLNSGGTEFVVSIAVYDAGMGRTLDTEITTMLDAEAVAAIQEALDAEQEEWSQILDD
- a CDS encoding AfsA-related hotdog domain-containing protein; translated protein: METSRPAPPGYGHGSRHLVHRPQCFGPQTPDSPDDRSQEFVLTGELPTSHPLFNDGHDRFHDLQAAMAMVRQVSGGIGQAHFGVAADRVPIFYRFGLEMDEVSAWRRHAGPGTLTTTMRVRPDKVISGVPRALEFDARLEIDGVAAGTGSANLLFLAPMAHRSHREHSRHTVLATAGQQHPGHDDTTDTTSRSPGPAPADVGRASAANVLLRPPVTVNGQRLSAAVLAPDTWRAGAVRPDRVTSSALLLEVLRQTALLTAHRLHGLDPRHCAPVAMHTHFRGHAEPDLPLRCVAVAQSVRQDALGRPLVAMTLALTQAGRAVTEAAVSVVEDL